The following coding sequences lie in one Apium graveolens cultivar Ventura chromosome 1, ASM990537v1, whole genome shotgun sequence genomic window:
- the LOC141706806 gene encoding serine carboxypeptidase-like 17 produces the protein MAETFSVLFSLSCVNLLIVLLLSCNCVDSRSIIRKLPGFDGLLPFKLETGYTEIGENDEIELFYYFVESERNPREDPLVVWIAGGPGCSALRAFFYEIGPFNFDYTRSRGKKPVLELNPFSWTKVSNVIYLDTPVGAGFSYAKTSDASKTSDTLSSKHVYHFLRKWLTDHPRFMSNPLYIAGVSYSGVVIPIITQEIYNGNKAGNKPQVNIKGYMIGNPLTDRNIDFNSRIPYANRMALLSGPLYESIKGNCLDDYMNPENALCARDLTGVDECLGLINGYHILEPSCGSFESTRGPNSNPLRLPQLPKQHCRGDNYVYNFLWANDKDVQRALGIHQGIIKEYEECNTDHYSIGKNDTNTYSYNVASSVSYHINLTQKNCRALIFSGDHDLVIPYIGTERWIHSLNITLQSRWAPWFVNSEVAGYRTTFSRDDYSLTFATVKGAGHAAPEYKPAECLAMVDRWLAHYPL, from the exons ATGGCGGAAACATTCAGTGTGTTGTTCTCTTTGTCTTGTGTAAACCTTCTTATAGTATTGCTTCTGTCCTGCAACTGTGTTGACTCACGATCAATCATTAGAAAACTACCAGGTTTTGATGGCCTTCTTCCATTCAAACTCGAAACTGG TTACACCGAAATAGGAGAAAATGATGAAATAGAGTTATTTTATTACTTTGTGGAGTCTGAAAGGAACCCTAGAGAGGACCCTCTGGTGGTTTGGATCGCCGGTGGTCCGGGTTGTTCAGCTCTTCGTGCCTTTTTCTACGAAATCG GACCTTTTAATTTTGACTATACAAGGTCCAGAGGGAAAAAGCCAGTCTTGGAATTGAACCCTTTTTCATGGACAAAG GTTTCGAATGTTATATATTTGGACACACCAGTAGGAGCTGGATTTTCGTATGCAAAAACTTCTGATGCTTCAAAAACAAGTGACACGTTATCATCAAAACATGTGTACCATTTTCTCAGAAAG TGGTTAACTGATCATCCCAGATTTATGAGCAATCCTTTGTACATTGCTGGTGTATCCTACTCGGGTGTAGttattccaattattactcaaGAGATTTACAatg GGAATAAAGCTGGAAATAAGCCCCAAGTTAACATTAAA GGATACATGATTGGAAATCCTCTAACAGATAGGAATATAGACTTCAACTCTAGGATTCCATATGCTAATCGAATGGCACTATTATCCGGTCCACTCTATGAG TCGATCAAAGGAAATTGTTTGGATGATTACATGAATCCGGAGAATGCATTATGTGCAAGAGATCTTACTGGAGTGGATGAG TGCCTCGGGTTGATAAATGGGTACCACATATTGGAACCTAGTTGTGGTTCATTTGAGAGTACTAGAGGACCTAATTCAAATCCATTGCGATTACCTCAACTACCGAAGCAACATTGTCGA GGTGACAATTATGTATACAATTTCTTATGGGCTAATGATAAAGATGTGCAAAGGGCTCTCGGCATTCATCAG GGGATAATAAAAGAGTATGAAGAATGTAACACGGACCACTATTCAATCGGAAAAAATGATACCAACACATATTCATATAATGTTGCAAGTTCTGTCTCTTACCACATAAACTTGACCCAAAAAAATTGTCGAGCTCTAATTTTCAG TGGTGATCATGACTTGGTTATTCCTTATATTGGCACCGAAAGATGGATACATTCTCTCAATATAACTCTACAAAGCAGATGGGCACCCTGGTTTGTTAATAGTGAAGTAGCAGG ATATAGGACAACATTTTCGCGTGACGATTATTCTTTAACATTTGCTACTGTCAAG GGTGCAGGCCACGCAGCTCCAGAGTATAAGCCTGCAGAATGTCTTGCCATGGTGGATCGATGGCTCGCCCATTATCCTCTTTAG